Proteins from a genomic interval of Sulfurospirillum oryzae:
- the secF gene encoding protein translocase subunit SecF produces the protein MEFFSQHKIYDFMKVSRFFITTTLSIALLSIVLFFAKGLEYGIDFSGGTIVQLKYDQHAPIDKIRDDLAKDKMFAGALITEFGSPEEIQIRFASTSGGVSEDVGDKVRALLKDTGKFDVRKVDIVGPKVGGELRQKGIMAAALSMLGIMIYVAVRFEWTFAVASIITLLHDVAITVGALILFKVEMSLDVLAAILTLIGYSINDTIIIYDRIREELKSTKETDLMTVINVSVSKTLSRTVLTVLTVFFVVLTLYVFGGEIIHGFSFTMLLGVIVGCYSSIFISAPFLKVLGFSVEEYKNKIALKEKNKIEKEKMRSQYEKGTV, from the coding sequence ATGGAGTTTTTTTCACAGCATAAAATTTATGATTTTATGAAGGTCAGTCGTTTTTTCATTACAACGACACTTTCGATAGCACTACTCTCCATTGTTCTGTTCTTTGCCAAAGGACTTGAGTACGGAATAGATTTTTCAGGTGGTACTATTGTTCAGTTAAAGTATGACCAGCATGCACCGATTGATAAAATCAGAGATGATCTTGCCAAAGACAAAATGTTTGCCGGCGCACTTATTACAGAGTTTGGCTCACCTGAAGAGATCCAAATTCGCTTTGCTTCAACCTCTGGCGGTGTCAGTGAAGATGTGGGGGATAAAGTAAGAGCACTTCTTAAAGATACGGGCAAATTTGATGTTCGTAAAGTCGACATTGTAGGTCCAAAAGTGGGTGGCGAACTCAGGCAAAAAGGTATTATGGCAGCAGCCCTTAGTATGCTAGGTATTATGATTTATGTTGCTGTTCGTTTTGAATGGACCTTTGCGGTTGCTTCTATTATCACGTTGTTACACGATGTTGCTATTACAGTGGGAGCGCTTATTCTCTTCAAAGTCGAGATGAGCTTGGATGTATTAGCGGCTATTTTAACGCTGATTGGTTACTCTATTAATGATACAATTATTATTTACGACCGTATTCGTGAAGAACTCAAAAGCACTAAAGAGACAGATTTGATGACGGTCATTAATGTTTCTGTATCGAAAACACTTTCACGTACTGTCTTGACAGTATTGACGGTATTCTTTGTTGTATTAACACTGTATGTTTTTGGTGGAGAGATTATTCATGGATTTAGCTTTACGATGCTTCTAGGTGTTATTGTAGGATGTTATAGTTCTATTTTTATTTCTGCACCTTTTTTAAAGGTACTTGGATTTAGCGTAGAAGAGTACAAAAATAAAATTGCACTCAAAGAGAAAAACAAGATCGAAAAAGAGAAAATGCGTTCACAGTATGAAAAAGGTACCGTTTAA
- the secD gene encoding protein translocase subunit SecD → MNRGKFNYRLVIFLIAIIFGVGMSMPTFFQSEKGAKVSLGLDLQGGLHMLLGVQTEEAIKSKIKSIASSIKFFAQSGDIIIDDFRIDEELLSFTLLDKDEEKKIDEMLKTISGLQVNKEALRYTLSLSDKEKDVIREYALSQAVETIRNRLDQFGLSEPNVAKQGNDKILVELPGIKTADDEQRARELIAKAAHLQLMAVDEKRKDRTNTMSPMEAAQYGDVILPDARSEQVKHILKEIPVLDGSMLSDAKVAFSEMHQPVINFTLNSEGAKIFGDFTANNIGNRLAIVLDNKVYSDPVIRERIGGGSGQISGGFSVKEAHDVAIALRSGALLAPVTLLEKRSIGPSLGADSIQASLIALISGFVLVSGFMLFYYRIAGVVANIALIVNLFLLIAIMALFGATLTLPGMAGIVLTIGMAVDANVIINERIRELLRQGVPMGQAIEHGYENAMSAILDSNVTSIITSVLLYVYGTGPIKGFAISTAIGISVSMLTAILGTHGIYEFLMPRIEKSKNLSLWFGMKRSH, encoded by the coding sequence ATGAATAGAGGAAAATTTAACTATCGTTTAGTTATCTTTTTAATCGCTATTATTTTTGGGGTGGGCATGTCAATGCCCACTTTCTTCCAAAGCGAAAAAGGTGCTAAAGTCTCATTAGGTCTTGATCTTCAAGGCGGTCTTCACATGCTTTTAGGTGTTCAAACTGAAGAAGCTATCAAATCAAAAATCAAATCTATCGCTTCTAGTATCAAATTTTTTGCACAAAGCGGAGATATCATCATTGATGATTTCCGTATTGATGAAGAGCTTCTCTCTTTTACACTTTTAGATAAAGATGAAGAGAAAAAAATTGATGAAATGCTCAAGACTATTAGCGGTTTACAAGTCAATAAAGAAGCACTTCGTTATACGCTTTCACTTAGTGATAAAGAAAAAGACGTTATTCGCGAATATGCTCTTTCTCAAGCAGTAGAAACGATTCGTAACCGTTTGGATCAATTTGGTCTTTCAGAACCGAATGTTGCTAAACAAGGTAATGATAAAATTTTAGTGGAACTTCCTGGTATTAAAACAGCCGATGATGAACAACGTGCGCGCGAACTCATTGCAAAAGCAGCGCATTTGCAACTTATGGCTGTGGATGAAAAACGTAAAGATCGTACCAATACAATGAGCCCAATGGAAGCGGCACAGTATGGTGATGTCATTTTACCCGATGCTAGAAGTGAGCAGGTAAAACACATTTTAAAAGAGATCCCTGTTCTTGATGGCAGTATGCTCAGTGATGCCAAAGTTGCTTTTAGCGAAATGCATCAGCCGGTGATTAACTTTACCCTAAACTCTGAGGGTGCAAAAATCTTTGGTGATTTTACAGCTAATAATATTGGCAATCGTTTAGCGATTGTTTTGGATAATAAAGTCTATTCTGATCCTGTGATTCGTGAACGTATTGGTGGCGGCAGTGGACAAATCAGTGGCGGCTTTAGTGTGAAAGAAGCACACGATGTTGCTATTGCACTTCGAAGCGGTGCGCTACTGGCTCCTGTAACGCTTCTTGAAAAACGAAGTATTGGACCTTCATTAGGTGCTGATAGTATTCAAGCAAGTTTGATAGCGTTGATTTCTGGTTTTGTACTTGTTTCAGGCTTTATGCTCTTTTATTACCGTATAGCAGGTGTTGTTGCCAATATCGCTTTGATTGTTAACCTCTTTTTATTGATTGCCATCATGGCGCTCTTTGGAGCAACATTGACACTACCTGGTATGGCGGGTATTGTTTTGACCATTGGTATGGCAGTAGATGCAAACGTTATTATCAATGAACGTATAAGGGAACTTTTACGGCAAGGGGTTCCCATGGGACAAGCGATTGAGCATGGCTATGAAAATGCAATGAGTGCTATTCTTGATAGTAATGTTACTTCAATCATTACATCAGTACTACTTTATGTGTACGGAACGGGTCCAATTAAAGGATTTGCAATTAGTACCGCTATTGGTATTAGTGTTTCCATGCTAACTGCCATTTTAGGAACACATGGTATTTATGAATTTTTAATGCCACGTATTGAAAAAAGTAAGAACCTTTCCTTGTGGTTTGGTATGAAGAGGAGTCACTAA
- the yajC gene encoding preprotein translocase subunit YajC has translation MQGSASLLSSLLPLVVLFAIFFFLVIRPQQKQVKKHKEMLDALKKGDKVITSGGLICEVVKPEEDSIKVKLNDEGIMVKVSREYIAKKIDE, from the coding sequence ATGCAAGGTTCTGCAAGTTTACTCTCTTCTTTACTACCACTCGTTGTTCTTTTCGCAATTTTCTTTTTTCTTGTGATTAGACCACAACAAAAACAGGTGAAAAAACATAAAGAGATGCTTGATGCACTCAAAAAGGGCGACAAGGTTATTACCAGCGGTGGTTTGATCTGTGAAGTCGTAAAACCTGAGGAAGATTCTATCAAAGTTAAGCTTAATGATGAAGGTATCATGGTTAAGGTTTCAAGAGAATATATCGCAAAGAAAATCGATGAATAG
- a CDS encoding apolipoprotein N-acyltransferase, with amino-acid sequence MKKNLDIYFTRIYIIKAFVIALLLSAFIYLDYFGLTFLILNTTLALIGFYLLLGENRIVWFWSGLFIGLLWFYWISFSFVYYDLAFLIPFIILGVAFVYGILFWLIGRVGSRSIYVQLPLLFGVSFVDPFSFNWLKLQLILLDTYFSTTHLAFGLFLSGITLFKALPKWTKSVALLPLIAALSFNHTTLEFPKIDVALPIMHIPQSQRWDAKYQQEAIDLNFALIEKAIVEKKELIIFPESAFPLYLNRAPRLIEALKNYSERITIVTGSLTYEENEGFYNSSYLFQKGEMQIAHKIVLVPFGEEVPFPAFIVEIINKLFFDGAKDYQKAKEPHDFVIDGIPFRSAICYEGTNDKLFVENPKQMIVISNNAWFSPSTEQTLQYLLLRYYAKKYQTVIYHSANSGKSGIIMP; translated from the coding sequence ATGAAAAAAAATTTAGACATCTATTTTACCCGCATTTACATAATAAAAGCCTTTGTTATAGCACTCTTGCTTTCTGCCTTTATCTACCTCGATTATTTTGGGCTTACATTCCTCATACTTAACACGACGCTCGCGTTGATTGGCTTTTATTTGCTGTTAGGTGAAAATCGCATCGTTTGGTTTTGGAGTGGTTTGTTTATAGGACTTTTGTGGTTTTACTGGATCAGTTTTAGCTTTGTTTACTACGATTTAGCTTTTCTTATACCCTTCATTATTTTGGGTGTTGCTTTTGTTTATGGTATTCTTTTTTGGCTTATTGGTCGAGTGGGGAGTCGTTCTATTTACGTGCAACTTCCGTTACTTTTTGGCGTCAGCTTTGTTGATCCTTTTAGTTTTAACTGGCTCAAACTTCAACTCATATTGCTCGATACTTATTTTTCGACCACACATCTTGCATTTGGACTTTTTTTAAGTGGTATTACCCTTTTTAAAGCACTACCAAAATGGACAAAAAGCGTTGCACTTCTACCGCTCATTGCGGCACTCTCTTTCAACCATACGACTTTGGAATTTCCTAAAATTGATGTGGCTTTACCCATCATGCACATTCCACAATCCCAGCGTTGGGATGCCAAGTATCAACAAGAAGCCATTGATCTTAATTTTGCATTGATTGAAAAAGCTATTGTTGAGAAAAAAGAGCTGATTATCTTTCCTGAGAGTGCATTTCCTCTCTACTTAAACCGTGCCCCTCGTTTGATTGAAGCTTTGAAAAACTACTCTGAACGGATTACGATTGTGACAGGGTCATTGACGTATGAAGAGAATGAAGGTTTTTACAACTCTTCGTATCTTTTCCAAAAGGGAGAGATGCAAATTGCTCACAAGATTGTTCTTGTACCTTTTGGTGAAGAGGTACCTTTTCCTGCATTTATTGTTGAAATCATCAATAAACTCTTTTTTGATGGGGCAAAAGATTATCAAAAAGCCAAAGAGCCACACGATTTTGTGATAGATGGAATTCCATTTAGAAGTGCCATTTGCTATGAAGGAACAAACGATAAGCTCTTTGTGGAAAATCCTAAACAGATGATTGTCATTAGCAATAACGCATGGTTTAGCCCGTCAACTGAACAGACCTTGCAATATTTGTTGCTGCGTTACTATGCGAAAAAATATCAAACGGTGATTTATCATAGTGCCAATAGTGGCAAAAGCGGTATCATCATGCCCTAA